A section of the Oryza sativa Japonica Group chromosome 1, ASM3414082v1 genome encodes:
- the LOC4324791 gene encoding NDR1/HIN1-like protein 10 codes for MAAYGKPQPPLNDAYYGPPIPPPPAAAYYGAAAPPPAPRRSGAHRLFCCLFRVLAVAVIALGTAVLVLWLIYRPSVVKAYADTAALSRFDLTNGGSLLVYNLTVGMRVRNPNRFGINFRSVDAQASYDGDRFGYAPLQPLYVGRKSDARFDVTLSGSAAIDDRDVERTYRRETAQGSYEVKVRVYARQGFKVRGFRLNNKSKFTCTLNLPAPNSGNGTASGTPTTVFTRKQPKCDVDY; via the coding sequence ATGGCAGCCTACGGgaagccgcagccgccgctgaACGACGCGTACTACGGCCCGCCGatcccgccgccaccggcggcagcgTACTACGGCGCAGCGGCGCCTCCGCCCGCGCCACGCCGGAGCGGCGCGCACCGTCTGTTCTGCTGCCTCTTCAgggtgctcgccgtcgccgtcatcgcgctcggcaccgccgtcctcgtcctctGGCTCATCTACCGCCCCAGCGTCGTCAAGGCCTACGCCGACACCGCTGCGCTGTCCCGCTTCGACCTCACCAACGGCGGCAGCCTCCTCGTGTACAACCTCACCGTGGGCATGCGCGTGCGCAACCCCAACCGCTTCGGCATCAACTTCAGGAGCGTCGACGCGCAGGCGTCCTACGACGGCGACCGGTTCGGGTACGCGCCGCTGCAGCCGTTATACGTTGGTCGGAAGAGCGACGCCAGGTTCGACGTGACGCTGAGCGGCTCGGCGGCCATCGACGACCGCGACGTGGAGCGCACATACCGGAGGGAGACGGCGCAGGGGTCTTACGAGGTTAAGGTCAGGGTGTACGCTAGACAAGGATTCAAGGTCAGGGGCTTCAGGCTGAACAACAAGAGCAAATTCACCTGCACGCTGAACCTGCCGGCGCCCAACTCCGGCAACGGCACCGCGAGCGGGACGCCGACGACGGTGTTCACGAGGAAGCAGCCGAAGTGCGACGTGGACTATTGA